Genomic DNA from Phyllostomus discolor isolate MPI-MPIP mPhyDis1 chromosome 12, mPhyDis1.pri.v3, whole genome shotgun sequence:
GCTGAAGGGGAGACCAGGGGAGTTTGCGGTCGCACCTGCGCAAAGGTTCCCGCAGTTTCCCATACCTCTCGCTCCCTAGCAAAAGACTCCGCGGaagccaggtggggaggggggccgaGACCCCCCTCCACGCCTCGAACTTGGAGCTGCCTGGTGCCCCGGGAAGGATCTGGCCCGTGACCCTTGAAGGACTGGCTGGGACATAACTTGGGTACAGTATTGACCTCTGAGTATTGGGTCTTGGAGGGCCCAGACTAGCTGGCGTTTCCGTGCTCACGAGGTGGAGGCCAGCATAAAAATAGCCCGGTTAGGGGTGAGGGAGAACCAGGGGGCCGATCCATTCTGTCCCCTCACTCTCTGCACCTGTACACAAGTCGGTTCTGTCCCCTCTCCTTGCACCTGTGATTGGAGGACAGCCTTCGGGAGCCTCAGCTGAAGAGGGTACAGGGCCCAAGTGTACACGGTCAGCAGCGCCAGTCCGTGCAGTGCTGGGGCACGTACCGCTCACCAGGGCACACAGATGACACAGCCAGTCTGCCTAGGGCACCCTCAGGCACTGGCGTGGACAGGGGACATTTATTTGAGTCTTGGAGGATGGGTCCACATcttgagagaaggggaagggtattTTCAGGCTTAAGGGACAGCATCTGCTGAGGTTCGGGAATGCCAGGGGCTCATGAGTTCTCCTGGCACCGGGAGTTGGGGGCAGTGCGGGAAGCCCTGGATGCCCAGGAGGTGTGGGAGAGCAGCCAGGCAAGACAGGATGAATTCTCTCCGATGCGCAGGGAGGAGAGGCGGACGGGCACTTGGGGCTGACATTCTGCTTGGCAGGGGACCTCTTCGTAGCTCGGGTTGGAGCAAGTCAGACCCTGGGTCCGGCACTTGGTCTCGCCAAGACTGTCTTCTCATGTGCAAGATGGGGACAATCAGTCCTGCCCCAGAGTTGTCAAAAACGACCGTGCCATGGGGgtgatgagaagggagggagaggtatTCAGAGGGACTGCCAGAGGAGATGAGGCGAGGATGGTGCGGTTGCGGGGGCTGCTGATGGAGCCTCACCGAAAGCTGGAGGAGCAGCATGTGCCACAGGTGGGACATGAACGGAGAAGGAGGGGCAAGGGGCGATCCTGGTCTCGATCAGCAACCTGCCTGGGGGGAGAGTCGATGCTTCGCTGTGGCCAGGAGGGTGAAATGACCAGGGAGGCATAGCATGATACCAGGTGGCAATAAAGAACCTGGAAGGCAGGAGGGTGTTAGGACCAAAGCTGCTGTCCCAAACCCAGAGCCAGGTAAGGAGGTAGAGGAGAGATCCCAAAGGGAGGACAGGACCAGAAGGGTGCCATGTGGACAAAGCTAAGGCCGGAGGAAAGGGACTCAGAGAGGGTGTGGTCCAGGGCCTAGCCTCTTTGCCGCTTGATGccaggggcctggctgcctgGGTCAGGACATCCAAGAGGGGACCAGCCATTGTCCTTCGAGGTCAATAAATGGGCAGAGCAGGTTAATTCCTGTCTAACACCTGCTGATTGGTACAGGCAGTCTCTCAAAATGGAAGTCGCCATGGAGGAAACAGTAGCAATTCAGGGAGCATTTGAAAATACGTTGTTGGGAGCTGTTTTGAGTTGGGCCCTGGGTATTGCAAGTGGAAGCAAGAGATGGCTGTGAGTCTTTCTCAGGGCGGCAGGGAGAAGGTTGGTTTTCAGGTAGTGTTGGGAGCACTTGGTCAGAGCTAGGACTAAGGAGAATTCAGGTAACCCTGGTCAGGCATTAGGGGACCAGGACGGCCTCAAGACCACCCAGGGGTTGCAACATGGAGGTGGCACTGGTGAGGGATGCAGTGgtgggccctgccctggaaagATGTATCTCGGGTCGGGATAAGGGGTGTGGTCACTCCCCGTGGGTGTGAGCAGCAGGGAAGCATCTCCGAACTTCGGCTTTGGAGGAGATTCAGGGCTCTACAGGGTCTAAGTGGGAGGCGAAAGCCTGGACTCCGAAAGTAGTGAGGGTGACAGAGAAGTATTCAGCAGACAGACTGGAAAGGACCGGACTGCAAGCCGGGTGTGGGGTCTTTGCCTGTTAAGGCAGGAAGCAGGTTTGGGAAAGAAAAGTTAGTTTCGATAAACTGGGTCTGAACAATTGCAGAATCTGCAGGCAGCTGGGATTCAGGATGGGGCCTAGTTGGGGACCGGCGTCAGGTAGTAGATAAGGGCCctgagagggcagaggagagggcaggggaggagggccaCAGCTGATGTTTAGGGCACCAAGGAGAAgcctgaggaggaggagacaggacagAACCGATGGGAGAGGCGGGAGTATGGAGTCCGGTGCTGCGGAGCTGTCCTGCCCCCGGGGTTGAGGTGAACTTAGATCCCAGCCACGGGTGTTCACGGGTGTTCACtggagccctgggagagaggccccagcccccagtACCTGTGTCCTCCTCCCCCAGGTATCCCCCACAATGGGAAACGCGCAGGAGAGACCGTCGGAAACTATCGACCGGGAGCGGAAACGCCTGGTAGAGACGCTGCAGGCAGACTCTGGGCTGCTGCTGGATGCGCTACTGGCACGGGGCGTGCTCACTGGGCCCGAGTACGAGGCGTTGGATGCGCTGCCAGATGCCGAGCGCAGGGTGCGCCGCTTGCTGCTGGTGGTGCAGAGCAAGGGCGAGGCCGCCTGCCAGGAGCTGCTGCTCTGCGCCCAGCGCACTGCGCGCGCACCCGACCCTGCCTGGGACTGGCAGCACGTGGGCACTGGTGAGCACACACCGGACGGAGCCTAGGTCAGAGTAGGGGGCGTGATGGGGGCAGAGTTCTAGCCTCCCCTGGAGGTTGGAGTGTGCAGAGGAAACGGCAAAAGGGTTATTTGACCTTGAGacactcccaccccctccccaggatACCGGGAACGCAGCTACGATCCTCCGTGCCCAGGCCATTGGACACCTGAGGCAGCCGGCTCAGGGACCCCATGCCCTGGGCTCCCCAGAGCGTCACATTGCAGTGAGGCCGGCGGTCCAGACGGCTCCGAGGCAGTGCAATCCGGAACCCCCGAGGAGCCCCAGACAGACCTAGAAGCTGAGGCTTCTGAAGGGGCAGAGCCGGAGCTGGAACTGCAAGTGGACCCGGAACCAGAGGCGGAACCAGAGCCTGAGCCAGAGCCCGAGCCCGAACCAGAGCCCGAGCCCGAACCAGAGGTGGACCCGGATCCAGAGCCAGAGCCCGAGCccgagccggagccggagccggactACGAGGGAGGAGATGAGTCTGAAGGTGGCTGGCTGCCCAAACCCAGTGACAGGTTGGTGGGAGGTTGTGGCCCAGAGAGCAGAGGGCAAGCCCCAGCTGACTACCCACTTTCCCCCTCCATCTCTAGATTCCTGAAGGCCAGAGCGCTGACAGGCCACGCCCCATGAAAACTGAACAGGACCTGGGACCCTGCCAGGGCGGAGCTGGATCACCACCAAGGCTCCACTCGGCCCAGTATTCACTGGAAGTGAATAAACTTTGGAGGGTCAGCCTGGGTTCTCTGTGCTTCTGGCTCTTGGCCCAGAAATAAAGATGACCTGGGCAGCCCTGTGCCCCATCACCCAGCCCCGTTTTGTCAACAGCTCCAGCTGCACCCTGGAGATCCAAGACCCGGGCACCCAGTGCCATAAGGGTCTGACTCAGGCCCTTTTATCTTCCTAAACCATTTGAGGGCATATGTTGTCACCAGCGCTATTCCCGGTGGCCCCTGGGCCTGGCGCAGAAAACCAGGGAAGGGGAATCTCTTTCTGCTTAGGGGAGGCCAGAGCTGACAGCCTTGGGAAATGAAgccaggagagaggaagaagaaaggatcTCGGGTAGATAAAGACCACACACCTTATTGTAATGGTTGTTTTAATCGTCTGGCTTCTCGTGGGACCAGGAGCTCAGTGAGGGTTTGCCCAGTAACTGGCACACAGATGGCGATCTGTGCGTATTCACTAACTAGATGAGTAAGGACTTTCCGGCTGCATTTCCgaattttacagatgggaaaactaaggCCAAGGGTGGGAGTGGGACTGGATCAACCTCGCACAGCTGAGTCGGAGGTGGAGCTGGAAGCGACAACCACCTCTGCACCTCTCCCGGTGCTCAGGACTTGGGACAACCAGGACAACCAGGGGCCCACCCCTCAGGCTGGATCGTGGCTGCTGCCAGGCTGTGGCAGCCTCTGTCAGACCCGCTGTGAGGGTGTGGGAAAACACGGGGACAGCAGAGGTCCCCGGAGGGGGTcgggggaggcagggccagaggAGCTCCAGGGCTCAACTCACAAGGCCAAGGAGTATGTGTGagagtgtgagagtgtgtgtgtgtgtgtgtgtgtgtgagagagagagaaggagatgcAGCTGGGGCTAGGAGCATGGGTGCCTTCCAAAGGAGCCCTGTTCCCTCCCCCGAAACTTCGGACACTACTGCCTCCCGGCCTCAGGAAGTAGAGCGTTTAAACAGGGAATAAATACTTGAGCAGCGGGACAGGCAAAATCCTGGAAAGCACATCCCAGCCCAGCTGGGTTTCTAACTAACTGTCAGGACCCTCACCCCTCGAGCGTGGGTGAAAGCAAGGACCCCAGGCTCAGGTGATGGCCTGAGGAGAAGGGAGACGCCCACCAGGACCCAGTGAGAGGTAGACAGCATGGAAGCTGAAGGAGCACCGAGGGGCcaggtggggggggagggaggctggagtgtGCAGACGCCCAGAGCCATCTCATGCAAGAACAAGTTTCTCTCCCGAGCCACCCCACCCACCAATCCCAACCGTGCTCAACTTCTCTGCTGCCCCCAGGCTTCCCCTCCGCTCCACTGACAGAGGCTCCTAGGAGGGCAGACAGAGTTCGTCCAACGTGCTGGTCTCCAGGTCCCAGGGAGGCCAGCAAGGGACACAAACCCACTGGTGTTGCCGCTCCTCCCTCCTGAGATGCTCTGCCCTCCCAGCTTCCCCAAGAAACACCCAGGCCGTGGAAGCACAGAGCTGCCATCTTTGTGTTCGGGGGGGATGACTCGGAACCCTCACCCGACGTCAGTCAGGCAGCAGGCGGCCCAGCTCTGCCTCGTCCAGCCGGTTGGTGGTCATGATGTGCTCCAGCTGCTGCCGGTAGCGCGCCAGGTCCTGCATGAAGTGGGGCACCCGCGTATTGTCCAGTACCCCGTGGGGACGCAGGTGGTCCACATCTTCATAGGACACCTGCAGGGAGGAAGCTGggcctgaggggcaggcaggggccctggcttTCACACGGCTGACCCCAGCTCTCTACCGGTCACCACTCAGCGCCCTGTGCTCCTGgcacttccccctccccctcctgaccCACTCCCACTGTTGTGAACCCTGAGGCTCAGTCCTGGCTGTTCTTTCTCTCAACGCCTTCTTTTATCAGCTGTGCCCTACCTGTCTCCAGCCCGGCTCCCCTACATCCAAACCTGGGTATCTAACCGCCTTCTGAACACCTGGTCCCGGATAGCTCGCAGGCACCTCGGACTCCCCGTGTCTGGCACTGAGCTCCTGGGTGTCAGACTGTGCCAGCCACTCTCCCAACTGTTCCCCAGGCCAGATTCCAGGGAGGGCACCGGAATCTGTCACCCTCCTGCCCAAGGCGGCCACTGAACTCAAGGGATTCCACTCTCCGAAGAGCGCTccagcctgcccctgcctctcAAACCACATGGCCACTGCTCGGATAGGCCGCACCACCACCAGCTCTGCAGGAGTGGTTAGAcaggcctcctcctgccctggccggtgctgctcagtggactgagcactggccggCAAACAAAAGGTCGCGGGTTCAAGTCTcatccagggcacatgcccgggctgcAGGCACCCCCAAGGCcgcagttgggggtgtgggagaggcagtggatcgatgtctctctccttctctttctccctccctttccctctctctaaacataaataaataaatatttgtttaaaaggcctcctcctcttctccctgcacTCCCTTCCCTAGGCCTCTCCCCCGATCCAAGGGTGCCTTCTAAAGGAAACCTCTGTGCCACTCCTCTGCTTCAAGCTCCTCTGATTCCCCATTGCTTCGGACGTTTACCTCTCTCAGCCTGGCACAGGTACCCAGTGCCAAGGACTTGGCCCCTGGCCATCTTCCAGACTCCGTCTCTAGGCCGCCCTGACTGCTCCTTTGGTCTGGAGCGATCAGCTCCTCTGAGATGCAGTACCTTGTACAGGCGCATGCGCAGGCTGGGTCCAGCACCTGCCTGCCTTCCACTTCACCTGTGCTCACCTCCCCCAGCCAGAGGCGCCTGGCACCCTGCAGCCTCAGGGAATACTGCAAGGAACAGAAGAGCTGGCTGGGACCTCTGAAGGCTGTGGCCACTCACCTTGCCCAGCGAGGTAAGCAGCGGGAAATCAATGGTCTGGCGGTGCCGCAGAATGCGCACGATGCCATCCAGATACACCTGGTCCTTGCTGAAGCAGCCTGTGGGCACAGGAGGGCCGTGAGCCCCTACACCTGAAGCCACCCTTGCCCCTGCCCCAGTTCAGGGTACTTCTCACGCAGGTACCCACCAGGCAGCGAGGTGTCAGTCTGACCGCGCTTGGCGCGCACGCAGTACTCCCAGCGCACGTCGGCGTCCTGCACGTAGCGCGCCAGGTCCTGGAAGAGCTGGCGGAAAGACATCTGCGCGGCTCGGTAGATGGTGTAGTAGAGCAGTGCTGCGCGCCACAGGAAGGGCTGCTTGCGGAACAGCACGCTGTGCAGGCTGGCCAGGCCCTCCTCGGTGGGATTCGCTGGCCGCAGCCCGTACTGCAGCCGGCCCTCCGCGCTGTGCCAGGGCTGCCGTGCATTGTTCACGCCTCGCAGGTAGTGGGTGCCTGTGGGAGGACGAGGGAGGCGGTGATGAGTGGGTCATCCGGGGACCCGCGTGCCAGACCTGTAACCCATACTCACACATGTATCCTCGTGCCCCTAAACTCTGGCTCTCACATAAGCTTTCCCCGCCACCCCTACCCCAACCTCAAGTGCGCCCCCACTCAAGGACCCAAAGAGCCTCACACATAAGaatccctcccacccacccatccagggctacacacacacacacacacacacacacacacatccctcccAGACTCAcactgctccccagccccctggaAAAGAGCAGAAACTCACACCACCCCACCTCCATATCTTGCAGGCCCACATCATTTTGACAGTCACGCCTATGTCCCTAGCAACAAACCACCTTTGCCCAGAGCAACAGGATCCTTGATGAGGAGGGCCAGACAGAAAAGAATAGTAGCAACGTGCTCTCCTTTCCGGCCTGATCTATCCCCTCCTATACCCAGCTCTGGGTGTCCTCAGCCAATTCCGTTCCTGCCCTGAAGGACCTGCACATTGGCTGGGCTAGTGGGACCCTCAGGGTTCTCCCTCTGGCCTGTCCAGGCCTCAGCACCCTGTCCCAACCATCAAGGGAAATCAGAGAGGAAGCGGAGGGAGGAAAAGACCCTGAAGAGGAGTGAGAGATGAGGGTGAGCCCAGAAAGCGGGTGGGCATGTTGGGGCTACCTCTGTGAGCTAGAGGGAGGGGGGGACTGGTCATGAAGGGAAAGGGCCGGTCCTcggagggaagtgggagagaggggtggggttACTGGGGCCCCTCACCGTCCCCTCACATCCCAGCCCCCTCGAACCCCTACCCACCCGCCCACCTCCCTACACCCTGACCTATCTCGTGCCGCAGCATGCCTTCCAGCCAATACTGACGGGCTCCGGTCAGGTTGATGGCCAGCGTCGGTCGGCTGTTCTCCACCATCATCACTGCCTGGGACAGCAGGTCTTCACTCAGCTGCACCACCACCTGCGGCAGGAGCAGTGCCCTGAGCCATGGCCACTGGCCCTGGGGCCGGTGTGCAGGTGTACCCTCTAATGATGCCGTAGGGCACCCAGGCCGAACCCTTGGCCAGGATTCCCACCCTTCACCATCTTGGCTCAGAGCCAGATCCCACCTTACTagggcagggacagggctggCCAGGGGTCACTAGCTGGCCGGGTATGGGGCTGGGCCTGGCACCACCCACTGGGCAGCCCAGTCTGGGTCATGGAGAACAGAGTCCTCGCAGGCAGGGCCAGCTCACCTCCCCAACGCAGCCCTCCTTCTGCATGTATTTGCGCACGACGGACCAGATCTGGCACTTGGTCAGCAGCTGGCCCCCAGTCACAGCCTCAAAGTGTTCATAGGTACCGAACTTCTCCAGGACAGCCTCAATGATGCCGACTGCCTGCACACAGGGCCGCGGTGGTTGGTCAGGCCGGGCTTCTCGGGTGGCCGGGGCCAGGGAGAGATGGGTGGGCTGGACTGACCTGATGGATGAACTGGCCAGAGGCCTCACAGTACTTCTCCAGCACAGCCGTGGGCATGGGCTCCTGGTATTCGAACTGCGGGTTGTAGGTGTACTGGGACTGGAAGAACTTGTCCCGCTCACGGTCCATGTTGGTTGGCCGCAGGGCCACCAACATGCAGGGGCTCCTGCCAGCACCGTTGCCTCCATCCTTTCGAGTCTTAGCAATGTGAGGCAGGGAGGCCGCAGACTTCAGGGTGCCCCCACCTGGATCCCGTCCTCGTCCAGGTGGGGCCCGACCCTGGGTGCCACCCCTGCACCGGCCGGTGCTATTTACGGTGTAGGTGCTCTCACTGCGGCGCATGTGGCCACGGTGACCCAAGTGCAGCTCTGAGAAGGACTGCAGCTCaggcgggggctgcagggctgagaCGGACAGCGCCAGGGGCAAGGCCAGGGACTGAGGCCAGGGGTACAGTGGTGATGTCCCATCTCGGTCTGAGGGCTTCAGTCTATGGCCCAAGGGTGAGCGACTGGCTGGTGGGCTGGGGGGTGGCTGCTCATACACCTGAGCCCCTGAGTCCAGCACCATTCTGTTCTGGGGGTCACATCCAGCAGGGCCACTGCAACTCCCCACACTGTCGACTTCTGGGGATACAGAAGGGTACAGGGAGGCCAGCATGAGTGGTGTGGCCCGAGGACCAGCAGGGTCCCCAGGGGTCTGGGTAGTTGTCCCTTCAACCCACCCACCCCAGTGTCCATTCCCTCAGCAGGCTCACCCAAGCAAGCTGGGCTGGGAGAAATCAGGAGGAAGAGTCTTATACCCTCTCCTAGATGGTGGTTCCTGGAACACCCTTAGCCTGTGAGCTCCAGGCATCCGGCCTGGGCCCCTACTCATTATTTTAATCCCTGTGCTCAGCACCTACCTAGGCTGGAAGCTGGTATAATGTAGCCTCAGCTGCCAGATGGATGGGTGAGGGGGGCCTCGCTaccttctccctgccttccacctCTGGTATTTTTcagctccacccctcccctcccccggccccacccacctctctaGCCCATGTGGCCCCAATAAGTTGGAGTGCCTGCATACTCCTTGCTTATGCTAGTCCCTCCACCAGGAATGCTCTCTGTCCACTGGGCCATCTGTTCAAACCCAATTTAGAATCAGATTTTGGGGATCAGAGGGAAACTTGAGCAAATCTGAGCCAACCTCTGGTCTGTCCCCTATCAGAGGCATCTTCCTAGTTGTCATCCAAGGCTGGTGCTGGGGCACTCACCCCTCACTCTGTGCTAGGGCTCAGTCCAATGCCATCTTTCTCCTGACAGTGACTGAAAGCTCCAGCCTCCAAACTCCCTCGGCTGCTCAGGGACACAATTTCAGCgtttctcccctcttctccatcTCCTACATCACCGATATCTCCCTCTCTGCTGGATCCATGCCATCAGAATACACACATCCTGctatttctccatcttcaaaccaaaccaaacccaacCCTCACTTGACCCCAACCCTTCCGGCAACAGCACGGCTCCTGCTAGCTGCCCCTCGCCACAGCGCAACACGTTAAGAGTCATCTACACTCAGCCTCCATTTCTGTCTTTCCTGTTCCCTCTTAAATTTCACTCCAATTAGGCTCCCCCGCCTCCCACAATTTCTATTGAACCAATCTGACCAAGGTCATTGATGATCTTCACATTGACCAGCAGCACTTGACATAGTTCTCCACTTGGCTCCCCCAGTCCACCTCACTGGCTGTTTGTTCTCGATCTTCCTTGCTGGTCATCCCTGTCTTCCTAACCCCTTACCACTGTAATGCATTTGGAAACTTTTCTCTATTTGTGCTCACTCCCTAGAGAATCTCATCCACTCTCCTGGGTTTCAAATCATCAGCCCAGACTTCCATAAACTTCAGACCAGTGTTGCCAGTTCTCGATTCAACATCTTTACTGGAATGTATAAAAGGCATCTCCAACTGAACACACCCCCTGTCTGAAATGGCTGCCCTCTGCCCACATATAACTGCAGGGGTCACTCTCCCACATTCTTTGGATTTCTGCACAAATACGTTATTAGAAAAGCCTCCCCAcgcgccgcccccccccagccatgaccgggtagctcagttggcttgAGTGTAGACCTGACACGGCAAGGTTGTGCGTTAGAgctcccatcagggcacatagtggaacaacaaacagatgttttgtttcattttgtttctttctctctcagaaCCAATTAAAACGGAAAAGAAAAGCTTCCCTAAAACACACCCTATCAAAGAGTAGACATCCTCTCCCTACTCCACCACAATTCCTCATCCCCGTCTTCACTTTATTGTTCTCTGTAGCAGATATCAGTATTTGAATTAAGCATATTTGTTATCCATTTTCTCCTTTTGAGTGCTCATAGCGTGTCCCCTGGGCCCAGAACAGTACCCagaacaggtgctcagtaaataactGAACCCAAAGGACCTTCTTTTCATAACTGGACTCATTCCTTTCTTGCACTTTATTTCCCCATCTGGATctggtcccctccccccaccccccccccacacacattcctTTCACCCTGCCTAGAGACCAGCTGCTTGAAAAGATTTCAGGCCTCAGGCTACACTCCCCTCAAGTAACTGAACACTCTTCTGGATGCCTCACTGGTCTCCTCCCCTCTCCGTGGACCAGTTCCCCTTCATCTTTCCTTCCACCTACCTCTTTGCAATTATCAAAATACATCTGTTTATTTTATGTCTCAGGTCCTTCTGCCAAGAATGCTTGCCCAATATCTCCCTTAAGCAAACTTCTACCCATTTTTCAGGGCTCAGTTTAGGCCtcacctcctccgggaagccttccAGGCGTCTTAGAGGCTCCTAGTGCCTAGGCGGCCTCTTTACCGCCCCAGGCTGTCACTGTCGTTGCGTAGGTCCGTGTGCCCTCACCATCTCTTGAACTCCCAAAAAGGTGGGACGGGTCTGATTTACCCCCATGCCCCAAGCACCCAGCACTAGatgcagaatgaatgaaagatGGCTGGGGGAGGAACCCTGACTGAAGGCGGAGTCTGGTGACAAATAAGAGGGTGTGGCCTGCGCCAATAGGAAACTCTGGGAGAGGATAACGTGGAAGAAGAACCAATAGGAACGGAGATTTGAGGAGGGGCGTAACATGCAGCCAATAAACGGCGGGGGACGGGGCAAATAGCGTGCTCAATGGAGGGCGGGGCCAGAGGACAATAGAGAGGGGATTCCTGGATAGGTGAGGTGGGGTTCGCGTCGCGCACCTTCTCAGCCCCTCCAGGTAAGAGGGTTCCATCCTGGTGCCTCACCCCGACCTGTTCGCAGTTCTTTCCGTCCCCGCCGTTCCGCTCCGAAATAACAATCGCCAGCAGACCCGCCCTCGGGAGTTGACGCCGGGGACGCCAGCACTCGCGTGCGCGCACGCTCGCGGGAAAGCGCGCCAACTCGCGTCAAGCTCCGCGGCGGAGGGCGCAGGGGAACACCGCTGAGGGGTGGGGCCggtcagggcagagggggaggagcCCGCCATGGGCTGGTCTCTGGGCATTCTCTGGGCAGggcattgtcttttaaaaaatatattttattatttatttttagagagaggggaagggagggagaaagagagggagagaacatcaatgtgtagttgcctctcccgcgccccctactggaggcctggCTCGTAACCCAGACACGTgacctgactgggcattgaactaACGATCCTTGGGTtcgcaggcgggcactcaatccactgagctacatctgGGTGGCCCGGCATTGCCTTGAGTCCGCTCCCTccaccagggccaggcaggtTTCAAGGCTTCAGGTAGGAAGTACCTGGCCCTGCGAGGCAGCGCCAGGGAGACACGAGATCACTGCCTCAGCGCCCATACGTGGGGATGTAGTCCGTGCGGAACTACACGGTGGTGGAAGCTCAGACGCTTGGGAAGTGATGCCGGGATAGGTGGTGTGCAGCCCGTATTTAAGGACTACAGACCGGACGCCTTAGGCGTCTCCCACCTGTAGACCCTCTAACGTTCGCAGACACTTTTATttcatcccctcccctttccccaacacacacaattCAGGCGTAAGGAGGGCGTAGCTTTATTCTGCGGGTAGTTGGGAGTCAGACACAGATCCCCGAGAAGATGCAGTTGGATGGAGCTGGCGTAGGTGCTGGCACAAGGCTGAAAAGTGCGCGGCGACCCGCGGGGGGTGAGGGCTGCGAGCCGTCCTGCAGGGAGCTGAGTGCAGCGAGGCGTTGCTCTTGGGAAACGTCCCCACGCAGGTCCAAGAGGGCGGAGACGTGATCCTCGCTATGGGGGGAACCAGGGAGATGCGTCAGCCCCGCTCCGTCCCTCTCaggttccttctctctttccgcCCCATTTGCGTACCTCACGTCGGGAAATTGTTGCCGGAGGCTTGCCACCTCGAGGCCAAGCATCGTGGGGTCTCGGAGGTTCAGCAGCTTCCGCAGGGTGAGCAGCACCGGAGCGCACTGAACGCTCTCTTCCAGGCCCTGAACATGTTGGGGCAGCTCTTGAGCTGGCCCTTGGCTCCCACCTAACCACGGCGACCCCCCCCCTGTCTGCTCGCCCAACAAACTCACCAACTGTAAGAAAAGATCCCGAAGCTGGGCGGCATCATGTTGTAGGCGTTCGGCTGCCAGGTTGCGCTCGTCAGCACCGCGGCAGACCAGGCGGCCTTGCATCAGCGCACACAGGTACTGTAGCACCACCGTGCGCTCTGCCTCGGCCAGGAGCACCTGCGAAGAGGGCTATCAGGTGGGTCCAGGACGCCTTTCCCAtcggtgccccaccctcccctgccttgCCCCAACACACCTGGAACGCGGGATTCCGAACACGGCGGAAGTTCCGGCAGAAGCGCTTGGTTCGCTCGCACACGTCCTCCAGCAT
This window encodes:
- the NOL3 gene encoding nucleolar protein 3; its protein translation is MGNAQERPSETIDRERKRLVETLQADSGLLLDALLARGVLTGPEYEALDALPDAERRVRRLLLVVQSKGEAACQELLLCAQRTARAPDPAWDWQHVGTGYRERSYDPPCPGHWTPEAAGSGTPCPGLPRASHCSEAGGPDGSEAVQSGTPEEPQTDLEAEASEGAEPELELQVDPEPEAEPEPEPEPEPEPEPEPEPEVDPDPEPEPEPEPEPEPDYEGGDESEDS
- the KIAA0895L gene encoding uncharacterized protein KIAA0895-like homolog, which produces MVLDSGAQVYEQPPPSPPASRSPLGHRLKPSDRDGTSPLYPWPQSLALPLALSVSALQPPPELQSFSELHLGHRGHMRRSESTYTVNSTGRCRGGTQGRAPPGRGRDPGGGTLKSAASLPHIAKTRKDGGNGAGRSPCMLVALRPTNMDRERDKFFQSQYTYNPQFEYQEPMPTAVLEKYCEASGQFIHQAVGIIEAVLEKFGTYEHFEAVTGGQLLTKCQIWSVVRKYMQKEGCVGEVVVQLSEDLLSQAVMMVENSRPTLAINLTGARQYWLEGMLRHEIGTHYLRGVNNARQPWHSAEGRLQYGLRPANPTEEGLASLHSVLFRKQPFLWRAALLYYTIYRAAQMSFRQLFQDLARYVQDADVRWEYCVRAKRGQTDTSLPGCFSKDQVYLDGIVRILRHRQTIDFPLLTSLGKVSYEDVDHLRPHGVLDNTRVPHFMQDLARYRQQLEHIMTTNRLDEAELGRLLPD